CCGAACATACTCAACCTCTTTCCAGAAATTCAAGCCGCCGGGATTCCTCAAACCATTGATCTCTCGTCCTATGAACTGACAAAAACCGGCGCAACGTGGGATGAGTTGATCGCTGAATGGGACAGAAGGGAACAGGCTCAAATACAGCCGACCCAACAGACACTCCCGACATTTCAGACCACAGGTTTCACGAATAATACCTCATGGCTTTTCGGCCAAACGCCAACATTGGGAACAGGAACAAATGTTGACATCTTCTCAGGCTTCTCTCCGCTCACAACGGCGCTTCCCACAACAACAGGCACTGGTTTTGCCTGGGGGGCCTTCCCCTCGCTTTCGTCCTCGGGCACTCAAACCACAGGAGGCATATATCCATGGATGAGTACCTACTGGACCGCGACTCCTACCGGTACAGAAACGCAAACCGGGTCTGAGCCGCTGTATCCGTGGTTAGGGTCATCAGCTCAGCCCATTGGTGGGACCGGGATCAGTTATTGACGCGACTACGGGCTGAAGTTGCTATGCAATGAAGAGGTTGTGGATCGGATTTGTAGAAATGTCAAAAGCTGCCGTCCCTTTGACTCCGGCTACTAAGCCAAGCGCTCGCGCGCTTGAGAGTACACCCGTAGTTTGTCGCGCTTGCCCACTGCGACAACAGTCACGTAGAGAATGTCGTCATCAACGCGGTACACGAGTCGATAGCCCACCTTGCGCAGTTTGATTTTGTAGCAGTTTGGCATTCCCGCAAGAGCGGACGAAAGAATATGCGGATTATCCA
This portion of the Desulfovibrio sp. genome encodes:
- a CDS encoding type II toxin-antitoxin system RelE/ParE family toxin: MSYKLRFHELALKEWRKLDATLREQFKKKLAERLDNPHILSSALAGMPNCYKIKLRKVGYRLVYRVDDDILYVTVVAVGKRDKLRVYSQARERLA